Sequence from the Cuniculiplasma divulgatum genome:
TGAAGATCTGCCAAACCACCAGAAATGCAAAATATGATTGTAAAAAGAAAGGCAGATTATTTCTTGCCCACTTTCCCGAGGCCTTTCAAGATATTTATTGTAACTGCAAGTCCTGCCTCCACTTCAGGATCCTTCAGCTCGCCAAGCAGGCTGAACGTCCCGTGAATCCTGGGTTCCTTTGAAAGGCGTCCAGATGAAATGCCGTCAAGAAGCGCAATTACTCCGTCAACAACCTGCGGATCAGATATCCTGGATAATATCTCAAGGAGGGAATTCAGGATAGAAGCAACTCCGTTCAGCATGTCATCCGTCAGGACGCCACGCAGATTGGCCACAAGATAGACAAGCCCCTGAAGGGATTCGGCCATCCCGGTTTCCTCAAGTGTTCTCACCCATTCCACTGATCTTGAAATTGTTCCAATGTTGTCCACCAGTGATTCAACGGCCTTTCTTGTTTCCGGATCGGCCAGCTTCCTGTTCAGTATCT
This genomic interval carries:
- a CDS encoding DUF1641 domain-containing protein is translated as MSNDITEILNRKLADPETRKAVESLVDNIGTISRSVEWVRTLEETGMAESLQGLVYLVANLRGVLTDDMLNGVASILNSLLEILSRISDPQVVDGVIALLDGISSGRLSKEPRIHGTFSLLGELKDPEVEAGLAVTINILKGLGKVGKK